AAATACAATCCCTAATACCATCGCTACGAATAATGGTGTAAATAGGAAGAACCCTTTTGAATGCTTGAATAATAATGTTCCGATTCCGTATGCGATTAATGAAACGACGATTCCGAAATATGGAGTCATTGTGCTTGCCATGTTCATTACCTCCCAACAATATATAAATACAATGGTTACGCAACCTTTCCGTGCTTGCGTCCTTTATTTACTACTTTCAATTCTTTTATATCTTCTGTTTCTTTTTCATCTTTTCCTAAAATAAATTGTGCAAATAATCCTGTTACAGCGAGTAAAATAACTGTCGCTACAACAATTACAGTTAAAATTTGTACAAAGTATTGCCCCATTACACCAAGAGAATTAATAACTGAAATACCTGATGGGACGAATAAGAATCCAATAATACCTGTTAAAGCTGTTCCGAGTGATTCAACTTGCTCCAATTTAATAACTTTTAAACATAATAGACTAAATAAAATAACTAACCCGATTACCGATGAAGGCATTGGAATTGGTAAATGTGTTGCAA
This DNA window, taken from Bacillus cereus ATCC 14579, encodes the following:
- the lrgA gene encoding antiholin-like murein hydrolase modulator LrgA, yielding MSTKKVYSFLLQAFIFSAIMLISNIIATHLPIPMPSSVIGLVILFSLLCLKVIKLEQVESLGTALTGIIGFLFVPSGISVINSLGVMGQYFVQILTVIVVATVILLAVTGLFAQFILGKDEKETEDIKELKVVNKGRKHGKVA